CTTCTGAAACAGGACGCGTTTTAGCCCTCAATCTTCCTTGGCTGTCAGCAGAGGAAGGCTGAGGGCAGAAATAAGTCCTGTTCCAGAAGGATCTACAATAAACTACCATGTAAGCTTGAAGCATTGGGAGTGCTGGGAATCTCTTTTCATTACTTAGTGTAATGGACACCCACGGTGTAGCTtgcagagaatatatatatatatatatatatatatatatatcccaatgggagaggtttatcaaaacctgtacagaggaaaaattgctgagttgcccatagcaaccaatcagctcgcttctttcatttttgaaaaggcctctgaaaaatgaaagaagtgatctgattggttgctatgggcaacttttcctctggacaggttttgataaatctccccctatgtgtgtatgttccagcatcacgtccaaacggctaaagatattgacatgaaacttggcacatatgttacttatatgtccacaacaaacataggataggtgatttaacccttactcacccccatttgccaggggcggggttcatgtttaaagtcccatacaaatctatgggaaatataacttccaaacggctggagatatttccataatacttggtcacatgttacttatatgtacacttaaaatataggatagttaatttaacccttaaaggagtactctggtgcagagtattcctgctccatcctgcccgggctgcaaactaaatgaaaatgaaccatctctcaccttcctgggttcctgtggagcgccactacagctgatctgtcctccggtccatcctcttcatacttccgtgtgtaactaagcgtcacatggcgctcagcctatcaccagccgccgtaatgttctgcctcggcccataataggctgagcgccatgtgacgctttgttacacccagaagtatgaagaggatggagcggaggaccgatcagctgtagtggtgctccacgggaacccaggaatgtgagtgatggttcattttcatttattttgcagcccgggcagaacagagtaggaatactctgcaccagagtactactttaactacccccatttgtgagggtcggggtttttgtttaaagtcctatgcaaatcaatgggaaatgaatgttcccacataacttccgtacagctggagatatttcaatacctggtacatatattacgggtcaggataggaggacgggatatgaagtcaaaagcttcctcctttgtttattttcgtcCCCAaccaggattaggaaggaaaaaccgggcaacgccgggtactcagctaatatattacagtatatatatttattataatggcCCCCCAAAATATAAAGGCTAATGTCACACTGCCCTCTGAATTCAGACATAACCAGATAGAAGCCATTTATTTCTCTATACAGGAAAGCATACAAAACTCCATCACCCCCAGAAATAAAGAGCGGTCACCATGGAGACAGTGGCCATCCTGACAAAGGGCAGCCTACCCTGAGGGCATGAGGAGATGAAGGGGCACAGCCAGTCCTCATGTGTGTCCCGGGCACAGGGCAGTCCTATACCCATGTCTTACACGTCCGTCCATACCAGGAGCAGTAGTGAGAGGTCGGGGCCGCTAGCAGGGCCGTCACGAGCCGTCGTTAGATTGCGGTTTGTCTTTGTTCGGTCCCATGAACTCTATTCCGTCTACCGGGATCTCCTTGTCCTTGATCGCTTTCTGCAGAGCCAAGAGGGGAGTTAGATACGACACGACAACCAGCAGCAGCCGCCATGACAGCCGGCGCCCCACTCCCTCCCTCACCTGAACACAGTGCCTGTACCGCTGGAACAGCTCGTTACACGGGTCCCCGCTGCCTTCCCCTTTAAGAAACTTCTCCGCGAACCACCGGTTGAAGCACTGGTCATACTCACGCTTCATGTCAGTGCATTCCTCCCCCACACTATTCATAGTGCCGGTAAAGAACCTACTACTGTACTAAACAAGTGCAACTTCAACTAGGTCAGGGCGCTGTAGACGCCATCTCATTGCAGGGAACGGCGGAGAATGCTATTAGAGAGGCGCCCTCAGTAAAGATGGCCGCCGCGCTGCTCAAGGTCACGTTGATGGCGTAATGGTGGTCGCAATGTTCTGACGTCGTGCTCCTAAAC
Above is a genomic segment from Hyla sarda isolate aHylSar1 chromosome 1, aHylSar1.hap1, whole genome shotgun sequence containing:
- the TRIAP1 gene encoding TP53-regulated inhibitor of apoptosis 1 codes for the protein MNSVGEECTDMKREYDQCFNRWFAEKFLKGEGSGDPCNELFQRYRHCVQKAIKDKEIPVDGIEFMGPNKDKPQSNDGS